Proteins encoded by one window of Candidatus Stoquefichus sp. SB1:
- a CDS encoding HD domain-containing protein has product MHNNHVYYLLNLHGNDILTSKNMQLEKEFMQHGQLSCYCHSLFVAYISLKIVKALHLNANERSLIRGALLHDYFLYDWHIPSSYNRRHAFSHPRRAYENAIQDFELNELERDIILKHMFPLTLKLPRYRESYIVLLADKYCAVYETLAKTRTQSKVALLEESLIKRHHVHL; this is encoded by the coding sequence ATGCATAATAATCATGTTTACTATTTATTAAATCTTCATGGAAATGATATTTTAACTTCTAAAAACATGCAATTGGAAAAAGAATTTATGCAACATGGGCAATTAAGCTGTTATTGTCATTCACTATTCGTAGCTTATATTAGTCTAAAAATTGTCAAGGCTTTACATCTTAACGCCAATGAACGCAGTTTGATTCGGGGCGCACTTTTACATGATTATTTTTTATATGATTGGCATATTCCATCTTCTTATAATAGACGTCATGCTTTTTCACATCCCAGAAGAGCTTATGAAAATGCTATTCAGGATTTTGAACTGAATGAACTAGAAAGAGATATTATTTTAAAACATATGTTTCCATTAACTTTAAAATTACCACGCTATCGAGAAAGTTATATTGTTTTATTGGCTGATAAATATTGTGCTGTTTATGAAACACTAGCGAAAACACGAACACAGTCAAAAGTGGCATTATTAGAAGAATCATTAATAAAAAGGCATCACGTGCATTTGTGA
- a CDS encoding glycoside hydrolase family 1 protein has product MLHKNLKPFPQDFLWGASTSAYQVEGANLEDGKGPSCQDVKEVPEGTSDLTVCADQYHRYKEDIALMAEMGFKTYRFSISWSRIIPEGTGAVNPKGIEYYNNVINECLKYGIEPLVTMFHFDMPAALDKRGSWSNRESVDWFLNFAKVMYENFGDRVKYWLTINEQNMLTLVGPVIGTLTIPEGCTNELKEIYQQNHHMLVAQAKAMALCHEMIPGAKIGPAPNISLVYPASCKPEDNLAAQNYNAVRNWLYLDMAVYGVYNNLVWAWLEEHDATPEFAEGDAEALKSGHPDFIGFNYYNTATCEWEDGTVECNSAADQQTARGEKGMFKGFKNPHLPTTEFGWEIDPMGFRATIREMYSRYRLPMIVTENGLGAYDKLEDGKVHDPYRIEYLRKHIKQVQLAISDGCEMMGYCPWSAIDLISTHEGMVKRYGFIYVDRDEFDLKTLDRYKKDSFYWYKKVIATNGEDLTD; this is encoded by the coding sequence ATGTTACACAAAAATTTAAAACCATTTCCTCAAGACTTTCTTTGGGGAGCAAGTACTTCTGCCTATCAAGTAGAAGGTGCAAATTTAGAAGACGGAAAAGGACCTTCTTGTCAAGATGTCAAAGAAGTTCCAGAAGGAACATCAGATTTAACAGTTTGTGCTGATCAATATCACAGATATAAAGAAGATATTGCTTTAATGGCTGAAATGGGATTTAAAACTTATCGTTTCTCTATTTCTTGGTCAAGAATTATTCCAGAAGGAACTGGTGCAGTCAATCCAAAAGGTATTGAATACTACAACAATGTTATTAATGAATGCTTAAAATATGGAATTGAACCATTAGTAACAATGTTCCACTTTGATATGCCTGCTGCATTAGACAAACGTGGTTCTTGGTCTAATAGAGAATCAGTAGATTGGTTCTTAAATTTTGCTAAAGTTATGTATGAAAACTTTGGTGATAGAGTCAAATATTGGTTAACAATCAATGAACAAAATATGTTAACTTTAGTTGGACCAGTTATTGGTACTTTAACTATCCCTGAAGGATGTACAAATGAACTAAAAGAAATCTATCAACAAAATCATCATATGTTAGTTGCTCAAGCAAAAGCAATGGCATTATGTCATGAAATGATTCCAGGTGCTAAAATTGGACCAGCTCCAAATATCTCATTAGTATACCCTGCAAGCTGTAAACCAGAAGATAACTTAGCAGCACAAAACTATAATGCAGTTAGAAACTGGTTATACTTAGATATGGCTGTATACGGTGTTTATAATAACTTAGTATGGGCTTGGTTAGAAGAACATGATGCAACTCCTGAATTTGCTGAAGGTGACGCAGAAGCTTTAAAGAGTGGACATCCTGATTTCATTGGATTTAACTATTACAATACAGCAACTTGCGAATGGGAAGATGGTACTGTTGAATGTAATTCAGCTGCTGATCAACAAACTGCTCGTGGTGAAAAAGGAATGTTCAAAGGATTTAAAAATCCTCATTTACCAACAACTGAATTTGGTTGGGAAATCGATCCTATGGGATTTAGAGCAACAATTCGTGAAATGTATTCTAGATATCGTTTACCAATGATCGTTACTGAAAATGGTTTAGGTGCTTATGATAAATTAGAAGATGGAAAAGTTCATGATCCATATAGAATTGAATACTTAAGAAAACATATTAAACAAGTACAATTAGCTATTTCTGATGGTTGTGAAATGATGGGATACTGCCCATGGTCTGCAATTGACTTAATTTCTACTCATGAAGGTATGGTTAAACGTTATGGTTTCATTTATGTAGATAGAGATGAATTTGATTTAAAAACATTAGATAGATATAAAAAAGATTCTTTCTACTGGTATAAAAAAGTCATCGCAACAAACGGTGAAGATTTAACTGATTAA